One Paenibacillus thermoaerophilus genomic window carries:
- a CDS encoding heparinase II/III domain-containing protein: MADRTKNISPRDEERIDTAKIWRELLALAEGYLQEQSFRVTYPSASYVMEVSLPLKEPQPIPDPPGFVDYPYWTMFSRAVEERLTVLASVYVLARDRRYADKVKEYLLALAEFSKWYEFPRRGAEGNLSNAHFLIGYSVAYDAIHGELSEYERDVCLRAILNLGLKPLAIDFGNDDMHNIITAKQVAMLYGACAVYDEAEQEAAPYLAQAVSYLRSYLDRKLVTHETEGLLYTNVAVRHVWMAAETYRKATGDATLCDHPYLSDLVPELFLRLLSPGSAGTFPNLSDSFERIDATYVMTMTAARHRHPAAMWYVETFGREKREALLYLPEPCEAVHPDLYYGDRKSRIFAEIGWAALRSGWGERDRLLCLTSSASAQGHNHRDQNNVVLNQSGEWLLVNPGYQDYRPGPGNEFTVGTVGHNSLLVDGLGQTVYGGGRLAGDFLSPGFEWVCGDASAAYPDLLASYGRTVYHLDNRWFVLVDEIELARADQTPELLFHTRAQIWCGDRKLEPGDRAERAEFAFRGERSTLFIQTVSPDPLTADVKVYPGAESYGPYVGVAGHGGGLRRTFATLLAPSDGSDALPPAASLACGRASAAISVGERDGRRNGRFAASLTGKPERLEAGALSADALALWELRDAAGELLQAAVRRANRLAEGDRVLLQSDAPVEASLQRREGEVCVTIACDRTAVVNVELGSAVTDALKLQAGEKKTLRYRMP, encoded by the coding sequence TTGGCTGACCGAACAAAGAACATTTCGCCGAGAGACGAGGAGCGCATAGACACGGCCAAAATATGGCGGGAGCTGCTCGCTCTGGCGGAAGGCTATCTGCAAGAACAATCATTCCGGGTTACTTATCCAAGCGCCTCTTACGTCATGGAGGTCTCGCTCCCTTTGAAGGAGCCGCAGCCGATTCCCGATCCTCCGGGATTCGTCGACTATCCGTACTGGACGATGTTCTCGCGCGCCGTGGAGGAACGGCTTACGGTGCTGGCCTCCGTATACGTGTTGGCCCGGGACCGCCGCTACGCCGACAAGGTCAAGGAGTACCTGCTGGCGCTCGCCGAATTCAGCAAATGGTACGAGTTCCCCCGGCGGGGGGCGGAAGGCAATCTGAGCAACGCCCACTTCCTGATCGGTTATTCGGTCGCGTATGACGCCATTCACGGGGAACTGTCCGAATATGAGCGGGACGTATGCCTCCGCGCCATTTTGAATCTCGGTTTGAAGCCGCTTGCAATCGATTTCGGCAACGATGACATGCACAACATTATAACAGCCAAACAAGTCGCCATGCTATACGGGGCTTGCGCCGTGTACGACGAGGCCGAACAGGAGGCCGCTCCCTATCTGGCCCAGGCCGTCTCCTATCTGCGCTCGTATCTGGACCGGAAGCTCGTCACGCATGAGACGGAGGGGCTGCTGTATACGAATGTCGCCGTCCGCCACGTCTGGATGGCGGCGGAGACGTACCGCAAGGCGACCGGAGACGCGACGCTGTGCGACCACCCGTACTTGTCCGATCTGGTGCCGGAGCTGTTTCTCCGCCTGCTGTCGCCCGGCAGCGCCGGAACGTTTCCCAATCTGTCGGATTCGTTCGAGCGCATCGACGCGACGTACGTCATGACGATGACCGCCGCCCGTCACCGCCATCCGGCCGCGATGTGGTACGTGGAGACGTTCGGCCGGGAGAAGCGCGAGGCCCTGCTTTATCTGCCGGAGCCTTGCGAGGCGGTTCATCCCGACCTCTACTACGGCGACCGCAAATCGCGAATCTTCGCCGAGATCGGCTGGGCCGCGCTCCGCAGCGGCTGGGGAGAGCGGGATCGTCTGCTCTGCCTGACCTCAAGCGCTTCGGCGCAAGGGCACAACCATCGCGATCAGAACAATGTCGTACTGAACCAGTCGGGAGAGTGGCTTCTCGTCAACCCCGGCTATCAGGATTACCGTCCGGGGCCGGGCAACGAGTTCACCGTCGGCACGGTCGGGCACAACTCGCTTCTGGTCGACGGCCTCGGCCAGACGGTGTACGGAGGAGGCCGTCTCGCCGGCGATTTCCTGAGTCCCGGATTCGAATGGGTATGCGGCGACGCGTCGGCGGCTTATCCGGACTTGTTGGCGTCGTACGGGCGGACGGTCTACCACCTGGACAACCGCTGGTTCGTGCTCGTGGACGAGATCGAGCTGGCCCGTGCGGATCAGACGCCGGAGCTGCTGTTCCATACCCGCGCGCAGATCTGGTGCGGCGACCGGAAGCTTGAACCGGGCGACCGGGCCGAGCGGGCGGAATTCGCCTTCAGGGGCGAGCGTTCGACGCTGTTTATCCAGACGGTCAGCCCTGACCCGCTGACGGCGGATGTGAAGGTGTACCCCGGCGCGGAATCGTACGGACCATATGTCGGCGTCGCCGGGCATGGCGGCGGGTTGCGGCGGACGTTCGCGACGCTGCTCGCGCCGTCGGACGGAAGCGATGCTCTGCCCCCGGCCGCGAGCTTGGCCTGCGGCCGCGCCTCCGCCGCTATCTCGGTCGGCGAGCGGGACGGCCGGCGGAACGGCCGGTTCGCCGCGTCGCTCACGGGGAAGCCGGAGCGGCTCGAGGCGGGGGCCCTGTCCGCCGACGCGCTTGCTCTCTGGGAGCTGAGGGACGCGGCGGGCGAGCTCCTGCAGGCCGCGGTTCGCCGCGCGAACCGGTTGGCCGAGGGGGACCGGGTGCTTCTGCAATCCGACGCGCCGGTCGAGGCGTCGTTGCAGCGGCGGGAAGGCGAGGTATGCGTCACAATCGCTTGCGACCGGACGGCCGTTGTGAATGTTGAGCTTGGAAGCGCCGTCACAGATGCGCTGAAGCTTCAGGCCGGCGAGAAGAAGACGCTCCGGTATCGCATGCCGTGA
- a CDS encoding ABC transporter permease, whose protein sequence is MNQSAANQQISRPHKGYFATLWSDVRKDWDLYLLLLPGVLFLLLFKYTPMYGILIAFKDFNIFDGMSASPWVGFKHFEKLFTSDDFALVLKNTLIISLLKIVFLFPLPIVIAIMLNELKNMIFKRTVQTVIYLPHFLSWVIVSGLFIDILSTNGGLVNKVLVHFGMEPIAFFMDTDYFRSVLVATAGWKETGWSTIVYLAAFSTIDPQLYEAAKIDGASRWRQIWHITLPGITPIIVLMFILRLGNIFEAGTEQILAMYNPTVYKVSDVIGTYVYRMGLGNQDYSFTTAVGMFESVIGFILILTGNYLSRKYLHRGIW, encoded by the coding sequence ATGAACCAATCCGCCGCCAACCAACAAATCTCCCGGCCCCACAAAGGATATTTCGCGACTTTGTGGTCAGACGTCCGCAAGGATTGGGACTTGTATCTGCTGCTGCTGCCCGGCGTGCTGTTCCTGCTGCTGTTCAAGTACACGCCCATGTACGGCATCCTGATCGCTTTTAAGGACTTCAACATTTTCGACGGCATGAGCGCCAGCCCCTGGGTCGGGTTCAAACATTTCGAGAAGCTGTTCACGTCCGACGATTTCGCGCTCGTCCTCAAGAACACGCTGATCATCAGCCTCTTGAAGATCGTCTTTTTGTTTCCGCTTCCCATTGTAATCGCCATCATGCTCAACGAGCTGAAGAACATGATCTTCAAGCGCACCGTCCAGACGGTCATCTATCTGCCGCACTTCCTGTCGTGGGTAATCGTCAGCGGCTTGTTCATCGACATCTTGTCGACGAACGGCGGTCTGGTCAACAAGGTGCTCGTTCACTTCGGCATGGAGCCGATCGCCTTCTTCATGGACACCGATTATTTCCGCAGCGTGCTGGTCGCGACGGCCGGCTGGAAAGAAACCGGATGGAGCACGATCGTCTATCTGGCCGCCTTCTCCACCATCGACCCGCAACTGTACGAAGCGGCCAAGATCGACGGGGCAAGCCGCTGGCGCCAAATCTGGCACATCACGCTGCCCGGCATTACGCCGATTATCGTGTTGATGTTTATCCTTCGTCTCGGCAATATATTCGAAGCCGGCACGGAGCAGATTTTGGCGATGTACAACCCGACCGTGTACAAGGTTTCCGACGTCATCGGCACGTACGTCTACCGCATGGGTCTCGGCAATCAGGATTACAGCTTCACGACCGCCGTCGGCATGTTCGAATCGGTGATCGGCTTTATCCTGATCCTTACCGGCAACTACTTGAGCCGCAAATATTTGCACCGGGGCATCTGGTGA
- a CDS encoding carbohydrate ABC transporter permease: MKTASSPSAVSVAGKSKPKTGIRPTLPERIFNVFNYVFFTLMGITTLLPFVNLIAKSLSSEAAVISGIVNLWPIGFQLGTYKFVLQDAAFMNSMKISIFLTAVGTALSLFMTTITAYPLSKPRLRGRKWFLLMFIFTMLFSGGLIPTYLLMHKLHLVNTLPVLFLPAMVNVYNMLIIKSYFEGLPDSLEESAKLDGAGNLRILFFIALPLSLPVLATIALFFAVYFWNDYFNAMIYISNPSLKPMQLFLKELLLSSGDFMRNETLNVDAALNTSPQSIQAASIMIATVPILLVYPFLQKYFVKGVLVGSVKG, translated from the coding sequence ATGAAAACCGCATCTTCGCCGTCCGCCGTCTCCGTCGCGGGCAAATCGAAGCCGAAAACCGGAATCCGGCCGACGCTTCCCGAACGCATCTTCAACGTCTTCAACTACGTGTTCTTCACGCTGATGGGCATTACGACGCTGCTGCCGTTCGTCAACCTCATCGCGAAGTCACTGAGCAGCGAAGCGGCCGTCATCTCCGGGATCGTCAACCTGTGGCCGATCGGCTTCCAGTTGGGAACGTACAAATTCGTGCTGCAGGATGCCGCATTCATGAACTCGATGAAAATATCGATCTTTCTGACGGCGGTCGGAACGGCGCTCAGCTTGTTTATGACGACGATCACCGCCTACCCGCTGTCGAAGCCGCGGCTTCGCGGGCGTAAATGGTTCCTGCTGATGTTTATTTTCACGATGCTGTTCAGCGGCGGTCTGATCCCGACTTACCTGCTGATGCACAAGCTTCATCTGGTCAACACGCTGCCGGTCCTGTTCCTGCCGGCGATGGTGAACGTGTACAACATGCTGATTATCAAAAGCTACTTCGAAGGACTGCCCGACAGCCTCGAAGAATCGGCCAAGCTGGACGGCGCCGGAAATCTTCGCATCCTGTTTTTTATCGCGCTGCCGCTCTCGCTGCCGGTGCTGGCGACGATCGCCTTGTTTTTCGCCGTGTACTTCTGGAACGATTACTTCAACGCGATGATCTACATCTCCAATCCGAGCCTGAAGCCGATGCAGCTGTTCCTGAAGGAGCTGCTGCTGTCATCGGGAGACTTCATGCGGAACGAAACGCTGAACGTCGACGCCGCGTTGAACACGTCGCCGCAATCCATTCAGGCGGCTTCGATCATGATCGCGACGGTTCCGATCCTGCTCGTCTACCCGTTCCTGCAGAAATATTTCGTCAAGGGCGTCCTGGTCGGATCGGTCAAAGGTTAA
- a CDS encoding extracellular solute-binding protein, whose translation MLKKSATLFTVMALGVTAAACGGGDSDSGASSSPSPSASAAATHAPKPELRVLMQYDRIDPNQDYTGKKIIELTGYPVKYEMLPAENPDEKLNLLVTNQEPFDVMKLNSAQFYKLATAGALEPLDDLINKLGPNIKNAINEKSWESTKINGKIYAIPETGSGIAISEELIVRQDWLDELGLQVPTNTDELYTVLKTIKEKKNVIPLVGSKDSIQSLLGDIAAAFGVTTWWVDNNGTLTHQVETPQMKEFLTYMNKLYKEGLIDSELPLSTSAKAIEKFSSGKAAMYKLAWFNAPNTINALTKNNPNAKVSVIPFLKGKDGKAQVFANTGTTWFIAIPKYSKNKEEAFKFLDKKLEPAIFKELAIGIEGTHHKVEDGKYIPILPKFNEDLNYASGFMTGVDEKNYPTYWQARVRKDPILTSYFEKFQENAKGLIVTDPLALAPPIPEIAKNKQKLDKLQLDNMLNFITGTQPISDYDKFVAKWKAEGGDEMTKGANAWYQSQKK comes from the coding sequence ATGTTGAAAAAATCGGCAACACTCTTCACGGTCATGGCTCTCGGAGTCACGGCCGCAGCCTGCGGCGGCGGAGATTCCGACTCCGGTGCTTCTTCCAGCCCGTCTCCCTCCGCGTCCGCAGCCGCAACCCATGCGCCGAAGCCGGAACTGCGCGTGCTGATGCAATATGACCGCATCGATCCGAACCAGGACTATACCGGCAAAAAGATCATCGAACTGACCGGCTATCCCGTCAAATACGAGATGCTGCCTGCGGAGAACCCGGACGAGAAGCTGAACCTGCTCGTCACGAACCAGGAACCGTTCGACGTCATGAAGCTGAACTCCGCGCAGTTCTACAAGCTGGCGACGGCCGGAGCGCTCGAACCGCTGGACGATCTGATCAACAAACTGGGCCCGAACATCAAAAACGCCATCAATGAAAAATCGTGGGAAAGCACAAAAATCAACGGCAAGATCTACGCGATCCCGGAGACCGGTTCCGGCATCGCCATCTCCGAGGAGCTGATCGTCCGTCAAGACTGGCTGGATGAGCTGGGACTGCAAGTGCCGACCAACACCGACGAGCTGTACACGGTGCTGAAGACAATAAAAGAGAAGAAAAACGTCATTCCGCTCGTCGGCAGCAAAGATTCGATCCAATCGCTGCTCGGAGACATCGCGGCCGCCTTCGGCGTCACCACGTGGTGGGTGGACAACAACGGCACGCTGACGCATCAGGTCGAGACGCCGCAAATGAAAGAATTCCTGACGTACATGAACAAGCTGTACAAAGAAGGCCTGATCGATTCCGAGCTTCCGCTGTCGACCTCGGCCAAAGCGATCGAGAAATTCTCCAGCGGCAAAGCGGCCATGTACAAGCTGGCCTGGTTCAACGCGCCGAACACGATCAACGCCCTGACCAAAAACAACCCGAACGCCAAAGTATCGGTCATTCCGTTCCTGAAAGGCAAGGACGGCAAAGCGCAGGTGTTCGCCAATACGGGAACGACCTGGTTCATTGCGATTCCGAAGTACTCCAAAAACAAAGAAGAAGCCTTCAAGTTCCTGGACAAGAAGCTTGAGCCGGCGATCTTCAAAGAGCTGGCGATCGGCATCGAGGGCACGCACCATAAAGTGGAAGACGGCAAATATATCCCGATTCTGCCCAAGTTCAACGAAGACCTGAACTACGCCAGCGGATTTATGACCGGCGTCGACGAGAAAAACTACCCGACCTACTGGCAAGCCCGCGTTCGCAAGGACCCGATCCTGACGTCCTACTTCGAGAAGTTCCAGGAGAACGCCAAAGGCTTGATCGTCACCGACCCGCTCGCGCTCGCTCCGCCGATTCCGGAAATCGCGAAAAACAAACAAAAACTCGACAAACTGCAACTGGACAACATGCTGAACTTCATCACCGGCACGCAACCGATATCCGACTACGACAAATTCGTCGCCAAATGGAAAGCCGAAGGCGGCGATGAAATGACGAAAGGCGCCAACGCCTGGTATCAATCACAAAAGAAATAA